The Mercenaria mercenaria strain notata chromosome 10, MADL_Memer_1, whole genome shotgun sequence genome contains a region encoding:
- the LOC128546278 gene encoding E-selectin-like yields the protein MAMITMFYLPYISAVLGDCGSLSSPENGLIDLPGGTTFGQIATFSCHLGYILQGQQELVCTGNSVWDNVAPTCQINDLYCGGVLDPQHGSVSTSDLSRLNSTATYRCNTGYRMVGPETRTCSENMAWEPDQDTECIIQDCGILRNPLNGNVDQSSGTTYGQTVTFSCSVGYQIFGAEQATCMADGSWSTTSPLCQITSMLLSIFDRRSFMWKGGVMK from the exons ATGGCCATGATAACAATGTTTTACCTTCCCTATATCAGTGCAGTGTTAGGGG ATTGTGGAAGCCTGTCTAGTCCAGAGAATGGACTGATAGATCTACCTGGAGGTACTACATTCGGACAGATCGCAACTTTCTCTTGTCACCTTGGTTACATACTGCAGGGACAGCAGGAACTAGTGTGTACTGGGAATAGTGTTTGGGATAACGTAGCACCTACCTGTCAGATAAATG aTTTGTATTGTGGAGGTGTGTTAGATCCACAGCATGGTTCTGTCTCCACCTCGGATTTGTCAAGATTAAACAGTACAGCAACTTACAGATGTAACACTGGATATAGAATGGTAGGGCCAGAGACCAGAACTTGTTCTGAAAACATGGCTTGGGAACCAGACCAGGACACTGAATGTATAATACAAG ATTGTGGGATACTTCGTAATCCATTGAACGGCAATGTAGATCAGTCATCAGGAACTACCTATGGTCAGACAGTAACTTTCTCGTGCAGTGTAGGATATCAGATATTTGGTGCTGAGCAAGCCACGTGCATGGCTGATGGGAGTTGGAGTACCACCTCACCTTTGTGCCAGATAACAAGTATGTTATTATCCATTTTTGACAGGAGAAGTTTTATGTGGAAAGGTGGAGTTATGAAGTAA